A region from the Candidatus Binatia bacterium genome encodes:
- a CDS encoding ABC transporter substrate-binding protein — MNHQKRSSRGILLAFALFLVVFPSTKAEPQERVRIAYSSTDSLNGIWTIAHEAGFYKKNGLDADVVYIGSSTVAAAAVVSQDVQLANIAGSVVANSGVRGGDLVSVACFVNSLAYELVVLENIKSPEDLKGKSIGISRFGSVSDVAARELLKGIGLRPGEDVAILQVGGASERAAGFSRKVIAGFPSPPGNVHLIPGGLPHRVLADMADFPKPYALPFICAVATKSYVAKNRGAVKRAVIALIEASHYFKTNKEGTQKIVAKYLRGANKAYLESSYQSTVKILERVPYTTREGMKIQLDEALKQSPGSKVTVDSLIDDSIVREIEKEGFIDKLYGKAK; from the coding sequence ATGAACCATCAAAAGCGGAGCAGCCGCGGGATTCTACTTGCCTTCGCGCTCTTTCTGGTTGTCTTTCCATCGACGAAAGCGGAACCGCAGGAGCGGGTCAGGATCGCCTACAGCTCGACGGATTCTCTGAATGGGATATGGACCATCGCCCATGAAGCCGGGTTTTACAAAAAAAACGGCCTCGACGCGGATGTGGTCTATATCGGGAGCTCCACCGTGGCCGCTGCGGCTGTGGTGTCGCAGGACGTTCAGCTTGCGAATATCGCGGGTAGCGTCGTCGCCAACAGCGGTGTTCGTGGGGGCGACCTCGTGAGCGTCGCGTGCTTTGTTAACAGTCTGGCCTATGAACTGGTTGTCCTTGAGAACATCAAGAGTCCCGAAGATCTCAAGGGCAAATCCATCGGCATCAGCCGATTCGGCAGCGTTTCCGATGTTGCCGCACGTGAACTTTTAAAAGGGATCGGATTGAGACCCGGAGAAGACGTCGCGATCCTTCAGGTCGGAGGCGCCTCTGAGCGCGCCGCCGGTTTCAGTCGCAAGGTCATCGCCGGGTTTCCCTCTCCGCCCGGCAATGTCCACCTCATTCCCGGTGGTTTGCCCCATCGGGTTCTCGCGGATATGGCCGATTTCCCGAAACCTTATGCTCTTCCTTTCATCTGTGCAGTCGCAACCAAAAGTTACGTCGCCAAGAATCGCGGAGCGGTGAAGAGAGCCGTCATAGCGTTGATCGAAGCGTCGCACTACTTCAAGACGAACAAGGAGGGAACGCAAAAGATCGTCGCCAAATATCTCCGCGGCGCGAACAAAGCCTATCTCGAAAGTTCGTACCAATCGACGGTGAAGATTCTGGAGCGCGTCCCCTACACGACGCGGGAGGGAATGAAGATCCAGCTCGACGAGGCCTTGAAGCAAAGCCCCGGAAGCAAGGTGACGGTGGACAGCTTGATCGACGACAGCATCGTGCGCGAGATCGAGAAGGAAGGGTTCATCGACAAGCTATACGGCAAAGCCAAATAA
- a CDS encoding class I SAM-dependent methyltransferase — MKKFRKAEQQIAEKTKPHRATLLSIFLLALTTVLHAGQRDDSEYIAPYVPTPQEVVDRMLELAEVRKGDLLYDLGSGDGRIVITAAKKYGVKAVGFEIDPNLVKRSRDNIKEAGVEHLVEIREQDVRTVDFSPASVLTMYLYPAANFRLRPAILRQLKPGSRVVSHEFGMGNWKPDRTEQLMDSADHLRTIYLWRIGAK; from the coding sequence GTGAAAAAGTTCAGAAAAGCCGAACAACAGATCGCCGAGAAAACGAAGCCACACCGGGCGACGCTGCTGAGTATTTTCCTGCTAGCGCTGACAACGGTGCTTCACGCGGGGCAACGGGACGATTCGGAGTATATCGCGCCATATGTTCCGACGCCGCAGGAGGTGGTGGACCGGATGTTGGAGCTGGCCGAGGTCAGGAAAGGGGACCTCCTTTACGATCTCGGGTCGGGTGACGGAAGAATCGTCATTACCGCGGCCAAAAAATACGGCGTTAAGGCCGTCGGCTTCGAGATCGATCCCAACCTGGTGAAGAGATCGCGCGACAATATTAAAGAAGCCGGCGTGGAGCATCTGGTCGAAATCCGCGAGCAGGACGTCCGGACCGTCGACTTTTCGCCCGCGAGCGTGTTGACGATGTATTTGTATCCCGCGGCCAATTTCCGGCTGAGGCCCGCGATCCTGCGTCAGTTGAAGCCGGGCTCCCGGGTGGTTTCCCACGAGTTCGGAATGGGGAATTGGAAGCCCGATCGGACTGAGCAGCTCATGGACTCGGCCGACCACTTGCGAACGATCTATCTTTGGCGCATCGGCGCGAAATAG
- a CDS encoding CDP-alcohol phosphatidyltransferase family protein — MKPARFSMLRTYRAADLLTLANGAAGTGTIFAMLSYIEEPEHWRAYLAMGLLPLALALDIADGKIARWRKTHSLFGAELDSLADIVSFGVAPAVIAYGLGMRGVLDVPIQLFFVACGISRLARYNVTAAEIAAAGDKVKYFEGTPIPSSLFLVVVLALCLYWNRIDDDLPLGVVQIGSLKWHPLSSLYFLSGSAMISKTLRIPKL; from the coding sequence ATGAAACCGGCACGTTTCTCGATGCTGCGCACTTACCGCGCCGCCGATCTGCTCACGCTGGCGAACGGCGCGGCCGGCACCGGCACAATTTTCGCCATGCTGAGCTACATCGAGGAGCCCGAGCATTGGCGCGCCTACCTGGCGATGGGGCTGTTGCCGCTCGCGCTCGCGCTGGACATCGCCGACGGGAAGATCGCCCGCTGGCGCAAGACGCACTCGCTCTTCGGCGCCGAGCTCGACTCGCTGGCGGATATCGTGAGCTTCGGCGTGGCGCCGGCCGTGATCGCCTATGGGCTGGGAATGCGCGGCGTCCTGGACGTGCCGATTCAGCTGTTCTTCGTGGCGTGCGGCATCAGCCGGCTGGCGCGCTATAACGTTACGGCGGCCGAGATCGCCGCCGCCGGCGATAAAGTCAAATATTTCGAGGGAACGCCGATTCCGTCGAGCTTGTTCCTCGTCGTCGTTCTTGCGCTCTGCCTATATTGGAACCGCATCGACGACGATCTTCCGCTGGGCGTGGTTCAAATCGGATCGCTCAAATGGCACCCGCTCTCCTCGCTCTATTTCCTCAGCGGCTCGGCCATGATCAGCAAAACGCTCAGGATTCCGAAGCTATGA
- a CDS encoding ABC transporter substrate-binding protein: MAKFKIEVHDRLQEWVAEEKGYFKAEGLDYEFVVDKRSATPSSLVSQGESEIRRGATEFLVEERGGDVSCACHWAVDIAASSRHGKLWPKAYMVAPGAVYVRPESSATKIEDLAGVEIAVGHRSGSHFSALERLEPFLGRDRIRLTFKGRRDMRLENLLEGKDEAANIIGFQVYLAEQRGMRKILDASFIVGFLVGNETPAAELEKYFRALRKAQRDIDIDPSPYKHYYLNHLKEPLKSLADYRAFGPGERIIFEPYTREMYDRAVAWMSSWGLNAEMVGKTDYRGAAYCDS; the protein is encoded by the coding sequence ATGGCGAAATTCAAAATAGAGGTCCACGACCGGCTGCAGGAGTGGGTGGCGGAGGAGAAGGGATATTTCAAGGCCGAAGGCCTAGACTACGAGTTCGTGGTGGACAAGCGGAGCGCCACGCCGTCTTCGCTGGTTTCGCAGGGGGAATCGGAAATCAGGCGCGGCGCGACGGAGTTTCTGGTGGAAGAACGAGGCGGCGACGTCAGTTGTGCCTGCCACTGGGCCGTGGACATCGCGGCGTCGAGCCGGCACGGCAAGCTCTGGCCGAAAGCGTACATGGTCGCGCCGGGCGCCGTCTACGTGCGGCCGGAATCTTCGGCGACGAAGATCGAAGATCTGGCCGGGGTCGAGATCGCGGTCGGCCACAGATCGGGCTCGCATTTCTCCGCGCTGGAGAGACTGGAGCCGTTTCTCGGCAGAGACCGGATCAGGCTCACCTTCAAGGGGCGGCGCGACATGCGCCTCGAAAATCTGCTGGAGGGAAAAGACGAGGCGGCCAACATCATCGGCTTTCAGGTTTATCTGGCCGAGCAGCGCGGCATGCGCAAGATCCTCGACGCATCTTTTATCGTCGGATTCCTCGTCGGCAACGAAACCCCGGCGGCGGAGCTGGAAAAATATTTCCGCGCCTTGCGTAAAGCGCAGCGCGATATCGACATCGACCCGTCTCCTTATAAGCACTACTATCTGAATCACCTGAAGGAGCCGCTCAAGAGTCTGGCCGACTATCGCGCCTTCGGTCCGGGCGAGCGTATTATCTTCGAGCCGTACACGCGCGAGATGTACGATCGCGCGGTGGCTTGGATGAGCTCCTGGGGTCTCAACGCTGAAATGGTCGGGAAAACCGATTACCGCGGCGCGGCGTACTGCGATTCGTGA